From Streptosporangium album, the proteins below share one genomic window:
- a CDS encoding polysaccharide lyase 8 family protein, with product MNGYSRRLFLQFSGIAAAGALIVADAGRTAAGAPVPARAAHTAGDPFAPLRRRWREVTAGSGFDAAAEPYRTRLAELGAAAARYRSTMVPADASLWPDLAFPSFIDTPARLRTMARAYALPRTGLTGDADLAAAVAGGVDHYRRQVYAAGADPVGNWWNWQIGVPKKLLDAAVLIGPHLTGRQSRGLRDAVDHFLPECRLNDYSGTSTGANRVDLCTVTLLRAILGSDRGKAALAASALSPVFPYVYEGDGIYRDGSFVQHTSVPYQGGYGAVMLSGLATLFAVLRGSPWEITDPARQVVFDMVERSFAPVVHDGFCMDLVSGRGISREPYGDHRRGRGIAAAILLLGDTASAAERARWQGMVKGWALRDTCTPMLKAAERDDLGFHARLAAVLGDDAIPAADEPAGHRLLAMSARAVHRRPTWCAGLSMASYRIGHYEHGNGENLRGWHTGSGVLYWWGEGHGDQYSDSFWYTVDPYRLPGTTVSTRRLADGAGAGWGDTCPPGRWVGGATDGMYAAVGQHLNGFESTMEAFKSWFFLDDAVVCLGAAITGKDGVPVETIVDNRRTDALLTVDDKAGWAHLPGHGGYVLPCARLRTLREERTGGPDPVTRSYVTLWLDHGVDPGSADYVYLLLPGASLAATRARAADPGWARVLANTARQQGVQVPSLGITAVNFWNGGAVGGLAASAPCAILVREGGDGTATLTVSDPRRDLGGLIVTWDRPVAEVLHGHPLLLRAATGAELTLAFGRLSDRGGSSTTVTVRLG from the coding sequence GTGAACGGATATTCCAGGCGATTGTTTCTCCAGTTCAGCGGCATCGCCGCAGCTGGAGCACTGATCGTGGCGGATGCCGGGCGCACGGCGGCCGGAGCGCCGGTCCCGGCCCGTGCCGCGCACACAGCGGGCGATCCCTTCGCCCCGCTGCGCCGCCGCTGGCGGGAGGTGACGGCCGGGTCGGGGTTCGACGCGGCGGCCGAGCCGTACCGGACCCGGCTGGCGGAGCTGGGGGCGGCGGCGGCCCGATACCGCTCCACCATGGTGCCGGCCGACGCGTCGCTCTGGCCCGATCTGGCGTTCCCCTCCTTTATCGACACCCCGGCGCGGCTGCGGACCATGGCCCGTGCGTACGCCCTGCCGAGGACCGGCCTGACCGGCGACGCGGACCTGGCCGCGGCCGTCGCGGGAGGCGTCGACCACTACCGGCGGCAGGTGTACGCCGCAGGCGCGGACCCGGTCGGCAACTGGTGGAACTGGCAGATCGGCGTCCCCAAGAAGCTCCTCGACGCGGCCGTGCTGATCGGTCCGCACCTGACGGGACGGCAGAGCAGGGGGCTGCGGGACGCGGTGGACCACTTCCTCCCCGAGTGCCGCCTGAACGACTACAGCGGCACCAGCACCGGGGCCAACCGGGTGGATCTGTGCACGGTGACATTGCTGCGCGCCATCCTCGGATCCGACCGGGGGAAGGCCGCGCTGGCCGCCTCGGCGCTCTCCCCGGTCTTCCCCTATGTCTACGAGGGCGACGGAATCTACCGGGACGGCTCGTTCGTCCAGCACACGTCCGTCCCCTACCAGGGCGGGTACGGAGCGGTGATGCTGTCCGGTCTCGCGACGCTGTTCGCGGTGCTGCGCGGCTCGCCGTGGGAGATCACCGACCCGGCCCGGCAGGTCGTCTTCGACATGGTCGAGAGGTCGTTCGCACCGGTCGTCCACGACGGCTTCTGCATGGACCTCGTCAGCGGCCGCGGGATCAGCCGGGAACCATACGGTGACCACCGGAGGGGACGCGGGATCGCCGCCGCGATCCTGCTGCTGGGGGACACGGCCTCCGCCGCCGAGCGGGCCCGCTGGCAGGGCATGGTCAAGGGGTGGGCGCTGCGGGACACCTGCACGCCCATGCTCAAGGCGGCCGAGCGCGACGATCTGGGTTTTCACGCCCGCCTCGCCGCGGTCCTGGGCGACGACGCGATCCCCGCAGCCGACGAGCCCGCCGGGCACCGGCTGCTGGCGATGAGCGCCCGCGCCGTCCACCGCAGGCCCACCTGGTGCGCGGGGCTCAGCATGGCCTCCTACCGGATCGGCCACTACGAGCACGGCAACGGCGAGAACCTGCGTGGCTGGCACACCGGCTCGGGAGTCCTCTACTGGTGGGGCGAGGGCCACGGCGATCAGTATTCCGACTCCTTCTGGTACACCGTCGACCCCTACCGCCTGCCGGGCACGACCGTCTCCACCCGGCGGCTGGCCGACGGCGCCGGTGCGGGGTGGGGCGACACCTGCCCGCCGGGCCGCTGGGTGGGCGGCGCCACCGACGGCATGTACGCGGCGGTCGGCCAGCACCTGAACGGCTTCGAGAGCACGATGGAGGCCTTCAAGTCGTGGTTCTTCCTCGACGACGCGGTCGTCTGCCTGGGTGCCGCGATCACCGGTAAGGACGGCGTGCCGGTCGAGACCATCGTGGACAACCGCAGAACCGACGCGCTCCTCACCGTGGACGACAAGGCGGGCTGGGCGCACCTTCCGGGACACGGCGGCTACGTCCTGCCCTGTGCCCGCCTGCGCACACTGCGCGAGGAACGCACCGGCGGCCCGGATCCGGTGACCCGGAGCTATGTGACCCTCTGGCTCGACCACGGTGTCGACCCCGGCTCGGCCGATTACGTCTACCTGCTCCTGCCGGGTGCGAGCCTGGCCGCGACCCGGGCCCGCGCCGCCGATCCCGGTTGGGCGCGCGTGCTCGCCAACACCGCACGGCAGCAGGGCGTCCAGGTCCCGTCACTCGGCATCACCGCCGTCAACTTCTGGAACGGCGGAGCCGTCGGCGGCCTGGCCGCCTCCGCTCCCTGCGCGATCCTCGTCAGGGAGGGCGGCGACGGTACGGCCACGCTGACCGTGTCGGACCCCCGGCGCGACCTGGGCGGGCTGATCGTGACCTGGGACCGGCCGGTGGCCGAGGTGCTCCACGGGCACCCGCTCCTGCTCCGCGCCGCGACCGGCGCGGAGCTCACGCTCGCCTTCGGGCGGCTGTCCGACCGGGGCGGCAGCTCGACGACGGTCACCGTGCGGCTCGGCTAG
- a CDS encoding 3-methyladenine DNA glycosylase — MEVLEPEEWQARAEAHRRRVEAWAAPHLARRARGEAHPIEDFLFTYYGHRPARLRQWHPGAGVVLKGARGFGRDYLDTSEGATLDTAALMDRRGPAVEWIARLLAATAARTAYLGCFGLHEWAMVYKTVEVRHDTWPLRLSGEEIAEVVEQRGVRCGHFDAFRFFTPEARPLNALQPTRQQQRELEQPGCLHANMDLYKWAYKLSPLVSGELVADCFMLARDIRVVDMRASPYDLSSLGHRAIRIETPEGRAEYAAEQRGFAERARPQRQRLLDACERLLAGTRRP; from the coding sequence ATGGAGGTTCTGGAGCCGGAGGAGTGGCAGGCCCGGGCGGAGGCCCACCGGCGACGGGTTGAGGCATGGGCGGCGCCGCACCTGGCGCGCAGGGCGCGGGGCGAGGCCCATCCCATCGAGGACTTCCTGTTCACCTACTACGGGCACCGGCCGGCGCGGCTGCGGCAGTGGCATCCGGGCGCCGGGGTGGTCCTGAAGGGGGCGCGCGGCTTCGGCCGCGACTACCTCGACACCTCCGAGGGGGCCACGCTCGACACCGCGGCGCTGATGGACAGGCGCGGGCCCGCCGTCGAGTGGATCGCGCGGCTGCTGGCCGCCACCGCGGCACGGACGGCGTATCTGGGCTGCTTCGGCCTGCATGAGTGGGCGATGGTCTACAAGACCGTGGAGGTACGGCACGACACCTGGCCGCTGCGGCTCAGCGGGGAGGAGATCGCGGAGGTCGTGGAGCAGCGGGGCGTGCGGTGCGGACATTTCGACGCGTTCCGCTTCTTCACCCCTGAGGCGCGCCCGCTCAACGCGCTGCAGCCGACGCGGCAGCAGCAGCGGGAACTGGAGCAGCCGGGCTGCCTGCACGCCAACATGGACCTGTACAAGTGGGCGTACAAGCTGTCACCGCTGGTGAGCGGTGAGCTGGTCGCCGACTGCTTCATGCTGGCCCGTGACATCCGCGTCGTGGACATGCGGGCCAGCCCGTACGACCTGAGCTCGCTCGGCCATCGGGCGATCCGGATCGAGACGCCCGAGGGGCGGGCTGAGTACGCCGCCGAGCAGCGGGGGTTCGCCGAGCGGGCGCGGCCGCAGCGGCAACGCCTGCTTGACGCCTGCGAACGGCTGCTCGCCGGCACCCGCCGCCCCTGA
- a CDS encoding M20/M25/M40 family metallo-hydrolase produces the protein MTALNGEDEVAGLCSDLIRIDSTNAGDNSGPGERAAAEYVAGKLAEVGLEPQILESDSNRANVIARIAGEDSSRDALLLHGHLDVVPFNADDWTHHPLSGEIADGCVWGRGAVDMKNMDAMILAVVRQRLSEGRRPPRDVVLAFTADEEAGGTYGAQWLADGHKDLFDGCTEAIGEVGGFSVSLDDARRLYLIEAAEKGIAWMRLTARGRAGHGSMLNSENAVTELAEAVGRIGRYEWPVRLTQTVRTFLTETSKALELELDLDDAEATVAKLGPLARMIGATLRNTANPTMLAGGYKANVIPQTATAHVDGRFLPGYEDEFFATVDELLGPNVTREFVYHDIAVETGFDGPLVRAMADALLAEDPGALAVPYTLSGGTDLKAFSRLGMRGFGFAPLKLPADLDFSGMFHGVDERVPVDSLRFGVRVLDRFLDAC, from the coding sequence ATGACCGCACTCAATGGTGAGGACGAGGTCGCCGGGCTGTGCAGCGACCTGATCCGGATCGACTCGACCAACGCGGGTGACAACTCCGGCCCCGGCGAGCGGGCCGCCGCAGAGTATGTCGCGGGGAAGCTGGCCGAGGTCGGGCTGGAGCCGCAGATCCTGGAATCGGACAGCAACCGGGCGAACGTGATCGCCCGGATCGCGGGGGAGGACTCCTCCCGCGACGCGCTGCTCCTGCACGGGCACCTCGACGTCGTCCCTTTCAACGCCGACGACTGGACCCACCACCCGCTCAGCGGGGAGATCGCCGACGGCTGCGTCTGGGGACGTGGCGCGGTCGACATGAAGAACATGGACGCGATGATCCTCGCGGTCGTGCGGCAGCGGCTCAGTGAGGGCCGCCGGCCGCCGCGGGACGTGGTGCTGGCCTTCACCGCCGACGAGGAGGCAGGCGGCACCTACGGCGCGCAGTGGCTGGCCGACGGACACAAGGACCTGTTCGACGGGTGCACCGAGGCGATCGGTGAGGTCGGGGGGTTCAGCGTCTCTCTTGACGACGCCCGCAGGCTCTATCTCATCGAGGCGGCCGAGAAGGGCATCGCCTGGATGCGGCTGACCGCCCGTGGCCGGGCAGGGCACGGCTCCATGCTCAACAGCGAGAACGCCGTCACCGAGCTGGCCGAGGCGGTCGGTCGCATCGGACGTTACGAGTGGCCGGTACGGCTCACGCAGACGGTCCGGACCTTCCTCACCGAGACCTCCAAGGCACTGGAGCTCGAACTCGACCTGGACGACGCCGAGGCGACCGTGGCCAAGCTCGGGCCGCTGGCCCGGATGATCGGCGCCACGCTGCGCAACACCGCCAACCCCACCATGCTGGCGGGCGGCTACAAGGCGAACGTGATCCCGCAGACCGCCACCGCGCACGTGGACGGCCGCTTCCTGCCGGGATACGAGGACGAGTTCTTCGCGACGGTCGACGAGCTGCTGGGCCCCAACGTGACCAGGGAGTTCGTCTACCACGACATCGCCGTCGAGACCGGGTTCGACGGGCCGCTGGTGCGGGCGATGGCCGACGCGCTCCTCGCCGAGGACCCGGGTGCGCTCGCCGTGCCGTACACCCTGTCGGGCGGTACGGACCTGAAGGCGTTCAGCCGGCTGGGCATGCGCGGATTCGGGTTCGCACCGCTGAAGCTCCCCGCGGACCTGGACTTCTCTGGAATGTTCCATGGGGTGGACGAGCGGGTGCCGGTGGATTCCCTCAGGTTCGGGGTCCGGGTGCTTGACCGTTTCCTGGACGCTTGCTGA
- a CDS encoding chaplin family protein, which produces MRTWVKGTAPAALLALGVMALGSGTALADTSGDGSIGGGNQLNLPITLPIDISGNAVAVAGESAASSQGGASVENLGGGGIPGETSGRGSILGGNQVTAPITAPVNACGNALSVFGRSQAGCKGGASVRNGGRGGAGGNRTDGDHSILGGNQIVAPITAPVNACGNAVAVFGDAVAGCEGGASVRNGGRGGAGGNTTSGRGSILGGNQIVAPITAPINVCGNSVAVLGGAFSGCKGGAEVTDGGGPGWPGGPGCPGHPGRPCGPGGPGGHGGKGYLGGQGGQGGPGWNGGGGWNGGPGRKGSTGNDTDGRFGAGSGNQIVAPITAPVNVCGNAVAVLGGAFAGCKGGASVKNGGRGGVGGNTTSGRGSILGGNQIVAPITAPVNVCGNAVAVLGDAAAGCLGGSYVGEPGGGHRGHWARMATHKNSGLVPALPAMPALGGAMPGTAAQDSGLPVAGAMRDMAGLPELPVTPGTQAGAQQAGSPMAPVTGLVSSTPLGGALPVSGLGLMSAAQPVGVTGMNSGSLAALLLGALAAASATLFVATRRLRFGKK; this is translated from the coding sequence ATGCGTACGTGGGTTAAGGGCACGGCCCCCGCGGCTCTGCTCGCGCTGGGCGTCATGGCCCTCGGCAGCGGTACGGCTCTCGCGGACACCTCAGGCGACGGCTCGATCGGCGGCGGCAACCAGCTCAACCTTCCGATCACCCTGCCGATCGACATCAGCGGCAACGCCGTCGCCGTCGCCGGTGAGTCGGCCGCGTCCTCGCAGGGCGGCGCCTCCGTCGAGAACCTCGGCGGCGGAGGCATCCCCGGCGAGACCTCCGGCAGGGGCAGCATCCTGGGCGGCAACCAGGTCACCGCGCCGATCACCGCGCCGGTCAACGCCTGTGGCAACGCGCTGTCGGTGTTCGGCCGCTCCCAGGCGGGTTGCAAGGGTGGCGCGTCCGTCAGGAACGGCGGACGGGGCGGGGCGGGCGGCAACCGGACGGACGGCGACCACAGCATTCTGGGCGGCAACCAGATCGTCGCGCCGATCACCGCGCCGGTCAACGCCTGCGGCAACGCGGTCGCGGTCTTCGGTGACGCCGTCGCGGGATGCGAGGGTGGCGCGTCCGTCAGGAACGGCGGACGGGGCGGGGCGGGTGGCAACACCACCTCCGGCCGGGGCAGCATCCTGGGCGGCAACCAGATCGTCGCGCCGATCACCGCGCCGATCAACGTCTGCGGCAACTCGGTCGCGGTCCTCGGCGGAGCCTTCTCCGGATGCAAGGGCGGCGCCGAGGTGACCGATGGCGGCGGGCCGGGCTGGCCGGGTGGCCCCGGCTGTCCTGGTCATCCCGGCCGCCCCTGCGGGCCTGGCGGTCCCGGCGGACACGGAGGGAAGGGCTACTTGGGTGGTCAGGGTGGTCAGGGCGGGCCTGGCTGGAACGGCGGGGGCGGCTGGAACGGCGGGCCTGGCCGGAAGGGTTCGACCGGCAATGACACCGATGGCCGTTTCGGCGCCGGCAGCGGCAACCAGATCGTCGCGCCGATCACCGCGCCGGTCAACGTCTGCGGCAACGCCGTCGCCGTTCTCGGCGGGGCCTTCGCCGGGTGCAAGGGCGGCGCCTCGGTCAAGAACGGCGGACGGGGCGGGGTGGGTGGCAACACCACCTCCGGCCGGGGCAGCATCCTGGGCGGCAACCAGATCGTCGCGCCGATCACCGCGCCGGTCAACGTCTGCGGCAACGCCGTCGCCGTTCTGGGTGACGCCGCCGCCGGCTGCCTGGGAGGCTCCTACGTCGGCGAACCGGGGGGCGGGCACCGCGGCCACTGGGCCCGGATGGCCACCCACAAGAACAGCGGCCTCGTCCCGGCGCTCCCCGCGATGCCGGCGCTCGGCGGTGCCATGCCGGGTACGGCGGCGCAGGATTCGGGCCTCCCCGTCGCCGGGGCGATGCGGGACATGGCCGGTCTGCCCGAGCTTCCGGTCACGCCCGGCACCCAGGCGGGCGCCCAGCAGGCCGGTTCGCCGATGGCTCCCGTGACCGGCCTGGTCTCCTCCACCCCACTCGGTGGCGCCCTCCCCGTGAGTGGCCTCGGCCTGATGAGCGCCGCTCAGCCCGTCGGGGTGACCGGAATGAACTCCGGTTCGCTGGCCGCCCTGCTGCTCGGTGCCCTGGCCGCCGCCTCTGCCACGCTCTTCGTGGCCACCCGCCGTCTCCGTTTCGGCAAGAAGTAA
- a CDS encoding DUF5703 family protein, with protein MVFALEGDSTITRRVPPALPFLAGTLLPTSLFALVPRFLPSRVTRSGSGTLQEKSQGRTIKPYECRRPPAHPRRLIAVLDYSYLVLHLPRGTTRDAARQILTEHAEYGDWELDRLRLYPDGRRDVRLRRKIIRVTRTM; from the coding sequence ATGGTCTTCGCCTTGGAAGGCGACTCGACGATCACCAGGCGGGTTCCGCCGGCGTTGCCGTTCTTAGCTGGCACGCTGCTTCCTACCTCGCTGTTCGCATTGGTTCCCCGTTTTCTTCCCTCTCGGGTTACCCGATCTGGATCGGGCACACTCCAAGAGAAGTCGCAAGGACGCACAATAAAGCCCTATGAGTGCCGACGTCCCCCAGCCCACCCTCGGAGACTAATCGCTGTGCTCGACTACTCCTACTTGGTTCTCCATCTTCCGCGTGGCACCACCAGGGACGCTGCTCGGCAGATTCTGACCGAACACGCAGAATACGGCGACTGGGAACTCGACCGCCTGCGACTGTATCCCGACGGTCGCCGGGACGTCCGACTGCGTCGCAAGATCATACGTGTGACCAGGACAATGTGA
- the topA gene encoding type I DNA topoisomerase, producing the protein MPAKNGNAGGTRLVIVESPSKAKTIAGYLGRGYVVESSIGHIRDLPERADDIPEKYKGESWARLGVNVDSEFEPLYVVNHDKKAQVSKLKQLLKDADELYLATDEDREGEAIAWHLREVLNPKVPVHRMVFHEITPRAIQEAVDNPRALNLRLVDAQETRRILDRLYGYEVSPVLWKKVKPRLSAGRVQSVATRLVVERERERLAFTSASYWDLQALFDTGRDEIPHEFTATLTGVNGRRVAQGRDFASNGTLKGADVVHLDEQAARELAGRLSGSAYKVNSVERKPYTRKPYAPFRTTTLQQEASRKLGFSAKSTMQVAQRLYENGFITYMRTDSITLSETAVAAARSQAIKLYGAAYVPDKPRAYASKVKNAQEAHEAIRPSGEEFRTPGETGLSGDMFRLYELIWQRTVASQMKDAVGESVTVKAGGTSSSGEQVEFGATGRTITFHGFLKAYVEGADDPATDRDDSEKRLPNLDEGDRLTAAELNVLSHATKPPARYTEASLIKELEDREIGRPSTYASIIGTILDRGYVFKKGTALVPSFLAFAVVNLLEQHFGHLVDYDFTADMEKVLDDIANDRAERVPELRRFYFGEEGDEGLKEMVTDLGEIDAKEISSFPIRGTDIMIRVGRYGPYLDRDGARVNVPEDLAPDELTAERAEELFSRPTGDRELGRDPVTGHVIVAKDGRYGPYVTEILPEEAPPAEGAKKRTKKADVPKPRTGSLLKAMSLDTVTLDDALLLLSLPRVLGEIEGQEVTAQNGKFGPYIKRGTDSRSLASEEALFTVTLEQAKELFAQPKARGRRAAVAPPLRELGEDPVSKKPIVVKEGRFGPYVTDGETNASLRKGDEVEQITTERAAELLADRRARGPAPKRPTRAKAKA; encoded by the coding sequence GTGCCAGCTAAGAACGGCAACGCCGGCGGAACCCGCCTGGTGATCGTCGAGTCGCCTTCCAAGGCGAAGACCATCGCTGGGTACCTCGGCCGCGGCTACGTCGTGGAGTCCAGCATCGGGCATATTCGCGACCTCCCCGAGAGGGCCGACGACATCCCGGAGAAGTACAAGGGGGAGTCGTGGGCGCGCCTCGGCGTCAACGTGGACAGCGAGTTCGAGCCGCTCTATGTCGTCAACCACGACAAGAAGGCCCAGGTCAGCAAGCTCAAGCAGCTGCTCAAGGATGCCGACGAACTCTACCTCGCCACTGACGAGGACCGGGAGGGCGAGGCGATCGCCTGGCATCTTCGCGAGGTGCTCAACCCCAAGGTGCCGGTTCACCGCATGGTGTTCCACGAGATCACCCCGCGGGCGATCCAGGAGGCGGTGGACAACCCGCGTGCCCTGAACCTGCGGCTGGTCGACGCCCAGGAGACCCGGCGCATCCTCGACCGCCTCTACGGCTACGAGGTCAGTCCGGTCCTGTGGAAGAAGGTCAAGCCCCGCCTGTCCGCCGGTCGCGTGCAGTCCGTGGCGACCCGGTTGGTCGTGGAGCGCGAGCGCGAGCGCCTGGCGTTCACCAGCGCGAGCTACTGGGACCTGCAGGCGCTGTTCGACACCGGCCGCGACGAGATCCCGCACGAGTTCACCGCCACGCTGACCGGTGTGAACGGCAGGCGTGTCGCCCAGGGGCGTGACTTCGCGAGCAACGGCACCCTCAAGGGCGCCGACGTGGTCCACCTGGACGAGCAGGCCGCGCGGGAACTCGCCGGGCGGTTGAGCGGCAGCGCCTACAAGGTCAACTCGGTCGAGCGCAAGCCGTACACCCGCAAGCCGTACGCGCCGTTCCGGACGACCACATTGCAGCAGGAGGCCAGCCGGAAGCTGGGCTTCTCCGCGAAGTCGACCATGCAGGTCGCCCAGCGCCTGTACGAGAACGGCTTCATCACCTACATGCGGACCGACAGCATCACGCTGTCGGAGACCGCCGTGGCCGCCGCGCGCAGCCAGGCCATCAAGCTGTACGGCGCGGCGTACGTGCCCGACAAGCCGCGTGCCTACGCCAGCAAGGTGAAGAACGCGCAGGAGGCGCACGAGGCGATCCGTCCCTCGGGCGAGGAGTTCCGCACGCCGGGCGAGACCGGGCTGAGCGGTGACATGTTCCGGCTGTACGAGCTGATCTGGCAGCGGACCGTCGCCTCGCAGATGAAGGACGCGGTCGGCGAGTCGGTCACCGTCAAGGCGGGAGGCACCTCCAGCTCCGGTGAGCAGGTCGAGTTCGGCGCCACCGGCCGGACCATCACCTTCCACGGCTTCCTCAAGGCCTACGTCGAGGGTGCGGACGACCCCGCCACCGACCGCGACGACTCCGAGAAGCGCCTGCCCAACCTGGACGAGGGCGATCGTCTCACCGCGGCCGAGCTCAACGTGTTGTCGCACGCCACCAAGCCGCCCGCGCGCTACACCGAGGCCTCGCTGATCAAGGAGCTGGAAGACCGGGAGATCGGCCGTCCCTCGACCTACGCGTCGATCATCGGGACGATCCTGGACCGCGGTTACGTGTTCAAGAAGGGCACGGCCCTGGTGCCGTCCTTCCTGGCGTTCGCGGTGGTCAATCTGCTGGAGCAGCACTTTGGCCACCTCGTCGACTACGACTTCACCGCCGACATGGAGAAGGTCCTCGACGACATCGCCAACGACCGGGCGGAGCGGGTGCCCGAGCTGCGCCGCTTCTACTTCGGCGAGGAGGGTGACGAAGGTCTCAAGGAGATGGTGACCGATCTCGGCGAGATCGACGCCAAGGAGATCAGCTCCTTCCCGATCCGGGGCACCGACATCATGATCCGGGTGGGACGCTACGGCCCGTACCTGGATCGTGATGGCGCGCGGGTGAACGTGCCCGAGGACCTGGCCCCCGACGAGCTCACCGCCGAAAGGGCCGAGGAGCTGTTCTCGCGCCCGACGGGCGACCGCGAGCTGGGCAGGGACCCGGTCACCGGTCACGTGATCGTGGCCAAGGACGGGCGCTACGGCCCGTATGTGACCGAGATCCTTCCCGAGGAGGCGCCTCCGGCGGAGGGGGCGAAGAAGAGGACCAAGAAGGCCGACGTCCCCAAGCCCCGCACCGGGTCGCTGCTCAAGGCGATGTCCCTGGACACCGTCACCCTTGACGACGCCCTGCTGCTGCTCTCGCTGCCCCGTGTGCTCGGGGAGATCGAGGGCCAGGAGGTCACGGCCCAGAACGGCAAGTTCGGGCCCTACATCAAGAGGGGCACCGACTCCCGTTCCCTGGCGTCGGAGGAAGCGCTGTTCACGGTCACGCTGGAGCAGGCCAAGGAGCTGTTCGCCCAGCCCAAGGCCCGGGGCCGGCGCGCCGCCGTCGCGCCTCCGCTGCGCGAACTCGGCGAGGACCCCGTGTCCAAGAAGCCGATCGTGGTGAAGGAGGGCCGCTTCGGCCCGTACGTGACCGATGGCGAGACCAACGCCTCCCTGCGCAAGGGCGATGAGGTCGAGCAGATCACCACCGAACGTGCCGCCGAGCTCCTCGCCGACCGCCGGGCCCGCGGACCGGCGCCCAAGCGGCCCACCCGCGCCAAGGCCAAGGCCTGA